Proteins encoded in a region of the Streptomyces sp. PCS3-D2 genome:
- a CDS encoding CHAT domain-containing protein, translating into MAVSVAQGHYGALRAGPLLGRAVEAAGVAATATGAPGEHGPATGHPDVMVGMESVLRILNGVVNGGHDDVTAGVRAMRDLIRRMEGMTEAERAGLPDLAGLQAVFPVLSTLLEPGPAGPRDQALAALSPEVLGMDPGHPAWEALRTELARTATPPASGDIAALDLVRSTAGMPSTQRAGMLAAIGTARAARAYGSRDRSALRDAAAVLRAARDAAVRGDDVWLGSGMLIGLLSCGEAVLGRPWSRRRRLDEAIGVLDQTYRETGGPEHPFRAHSGFLFAKSLRLRDDGAAGDRQRSRRIAADALRATAYGVLLQAGTADAATAAAGASATALSVAHWCLADGEPAEAAWTLDACRGLVLHAATTARTVERRLSDAGHGALADRWARVLASGAAPASALRREVLDVLLALDGDAAARLLSPPGVPRIAAALRTLGRDALVYLLPAGPPGSVGEGAGAALVVAADGRTGVVPLPLLREDAEPIRQYLVRPEGGPVRQARMTATPPERDGPRRDAGVAPADGFDPAAGFDPVAAFDALTTVTTTERGGRPARRDMGSGPGTHVPPRARSLSQRLDRLCAWAWQAVAEPLACGLGRDVPVAPAGRAPRLVLVPMGELSAVPWHAAWSTRSGGGRRYAVDTAEFTYTASARLLCEVAERPARPRTDAALIVGDPTGDLPFAGREAAAVREAYYPQAVYLGRAGAGGLTTPGGTGRPQEVLAWLRSGAGRGGTLHLACHATVVENVRHSAALLLHGGNLAAEELTETIDGDADGGHPDLVVLAACRSHVSGRGTNEAYTLATAFLTAGARSVVGSLWPVPDEATSLLMFMTHHYLRAEGRGPAEALRLAQRWMADPGRSLPPHAPDGLARLLPRIVPDDLSAWAGFIATGR; encoded by the coding sequence ATGGCCGTCAGCGTGGCGCAGGGCCACTACGGGGCGCTGCGCGCCGGCCCGCTGCTGGGCCGCGCGGTCGAGGCCGCCGGGGTGGCGGCGACCGCGACCGGCGCCCCGGGCGAGCACGGCCCGGCCACCGGGCACCCGGACGTGATGGTCGGCATGGAGTCCGTCCTCAGAATCCTCAACGGCGTGGTGAACGGCGGCCACGACGACGTCACCGCGGGCGTGCGGGCCATGCGGGACCTCATCCGGCGCATGGAGGGGATGACCGAGGCCGAGCGCGCGGGCCTGCCGGACCTCGCCGGCCTCCAGGCCGTCTTCCCCGTCCTCTCAACGCTCCTGGAACCGGGACCCGCCGGCCCACGGGACCAGGCCCTCGCCGCCCTGAGCCCCGAGGTCCTCGGCATGGACCCCGGCCATCCGGCGTGGGAGGCCCTGCGGACCGAGCTGGCCCGGACCGCCACCCCACCGGCGAGCGGCGACATCGCCGCGCTCGACCTCGTCCGTTCCACGGCGGGCATGCCGTCGACACAACGCGCCGGGATGCTGGCCGCGATCGGCACTGCGCGCGCGGCGCGCGCCTACGGCAGCAGGGACCGCTCCGCCCTGCGGGACGCCGCCGCCGTGCTGAGGGCGGCCCGGGACGCAGCCGTACGCGGTGACGACGTGTGGCTCGGATCCGGCATGCTCATCGGCCTCCTGAGCTGCGGTGAAGCGGTCCTGGGCCGCCCCTGGTCGCGGCGCCGGCGGCTCGACGAAGCCATCGGGGTCCTGGACCAGACGTACCGGGAGACCGGGGGCCCCGAGCACCCCTTCCGGGCCCACAGCGGATTCCTGTTCGCCAAGTCCCTGCGCCTGCGGGACGACGGGGCCGCGGGCGACCGGCAGAGGTCCCGGCGCATCGCCGCGGACGCGCTGCGGGCCACCGCGTACGGCGTGCTCCTCCAGGCCGGTACGGCCGACGCCGCGACGGCCGCCGCCGGGGCGAGCGCCACCGCGCTGAGCGTGGCCCACTGGTGCCTGGCGGACGGTGAACCGGCCGAGGCCGCCTGGACGCTCGACGCCTGCCGCGGCCTCGTCCTGCACGCGGCGACGACGGCCCGGACCGTCGAACGACGCCTGAGCGACGCCGGGCACGGCGCACTGGCCGACCGATGGGCAAGGGTGCTCGCTTCCGGTGCCGCTCCGGCGAGCGCCCTGCGCCGCGAGGTCCTGGATGTGCTGCTGGCCTTGGACGGCGATGCTGCCGCCCGCCTGCTCTCCCCACCGGGCGTCCCGCGGATCGCCGCCGCTTTGCGGACGCTCGGGCGCGACGCCCTGGTCTACCTGCTCCCCGCCGGCCCGCCAGGCTCTGTCGGTGAGGGCGCCGGCGCCGCGCTCGTGGTGGCGGCCGACGGACGGACCGGCGTCGTACCACTGCCGCTGCTGCGTGAGGACGCCGAGCCGATACGCCAGTACCTCGTCCGGCCGGAGGGCGGGCCGGTCCGGCAGGCCCGGATGACGGCCACCCCGCCGGAACGGGACGGACCGCGGAGGGACGCCGGTGTCGCCCCGGCCGACGGGTTCGATCCGGCCGCCGGATTCGATCCGGTCGCCGCATTCGACGCCCTCACCACCGTCACCACCACGGAGCGGGGCGGCCGGCCCGCGCGGCGGGACATGGGCAGCGGGCCCGGCACCCATGTCCCGCCCCGTGCGAGGTCGCTGTCCCAGCGGCTCGACCGGCTGTGCGCCTGGGCCTGGCAGGCGGTGGCGGAGCCCTTGGCGTGCGGATTGGGTCGGGACGTACCGGTCGCACCGGCCGGCCGGGCGCCCCGGCTGGTCCTCGTCCCCATGGGGGAGCTGTCGGCCGTGCCGTGGCACGCCGCCTGGAGCACCCGGTCCGGCGGAGGGCGCCGGTACGCGGTGGACACGGCGGAGTTCACCTACACCGCCTCCGCCCGACTGCTGTGCGAGGTGGCCGAGCGCCCGGCACGGCCCCGCACCGACGCGGCCCTCATCGTCGGCGATCCGACCGGAGACCTGCCCTTCGCCGGTCGGGAGGCGGCGGCCGTGCGCGAGGCCTACTACCCGCAGGCCGTCTACCTCGGGCGCGCCGGGGCCGGCGGCCTCACCACACCCGGCGGGACGGGCCGTCCGCAGGAGGTGCTCGCGTGGCTGCGGTCCGGCGCCGGCCGGGGCGGCACGCTCCACCTGGCCTGCCACGCCACGGTGGTGGAGAACGTGCGGCACAGCGCGGCACTGCTGCTGCACGGAGGAAACCTGGCGGCGGAGGAGCTGACGGAGACCATCGACGGCGACGCGGACGGCGGGCACCCGGACCTGGTGGTGCTGGCGGCCTGCCGCAGCCACGTCTCCGGGCGCGGGACCAACGAGGCCTACACCCTCGCCACGGCCTTCCTCACGGCCGGAGCGCGGTCGGTGGTCGGCTCGCTGTGGCCGGTGCCCGACGAGGCCACGTCGCTGCTGATGTTCATGACCCACCACTACCTGCGGGCCGAGGGCCGTGGGCCGGCCGAGGCGCTGCGGCTGGCGCAGCGGTGGATGGCGGACCCGGGCCGGTCGCTGCCGCCACACGCTCCCGACGGGCTGGCGCGCCTGCTGCCGCGCATCGTGCCCGACGACCTGAGCGCCTGGGCGGGCTTCATCGCCACGGGGCGCTGA